GAGCCCGTACGTATCTCTATCCCACGCAGAAGTTAAATTGGCATTCCTGAAGATATaggataaaaaaaatcatgaaaaaaaattaccattaaaAACATTTTGCTGTTTTAAGTAATAATTCATTGTACAGTACAGgttatgtataagtatattgaatatttaaaaaaagcacTTACTGATGCGAAATCTTATTTACTTTGCAGAGAAATATGATAAGATATCGCAACATCCTCACGAAGAGTGATCGAAAGGAGGTTGTTATGAAGGAATTGAAGGTTAGTAATTGTTAGTTTAAGTTTTAACTATCTTTAAGCAAATATTGAATGTTTTTGCTACTTCAAGTAAATCTAGAAAACATTTGTTGAAAACTACAAATTGCCTGATTGTATTTTAGCAACCCGataaaattttacattatttacctACTCTAAGTATTTACCTATTGTGTCCGACAGTGTAAAAGCAGCAATTCTGAAAATGTATCGTCTACTAAAACATATTAAGTTTATTAGTGTGTGTAATATAAAGGTTGTCTATAAATAGTTGTTATTTGCCAGAACATGGTGGATTTCGCGATGACGACCCCCTTGCAGGACGAGAGTGTGACGCGCGCGCCTCTGCAGACACTGACCGACCTGCTGTCAGAGGTGAGCGACCGTCTGTAGTCCCCACATGTCTCCGAGCTCTCGACATCACCCAATAAAACTTTCCATTATTCCATACGGAGCAAATATATTATACAGTCCATAACTTGCGTTTGCGTAGGCGTCAGATATGAAGTTATCGTGATGTTTCGATCTTCTGAGTGACGTAAATGCAACTGCGAGCCTATTATGCGCACTTGTCGACTTGGCATTCTATTGTTGTACTTTACCTGACCTTACGTACCGGTGAATAGttacttaaaataaacaaatcgattaaatttgaataaaataagGAGTAATGTACGATTACGACCTCCTACTGCTGAATTATTTGGAACATCtgcgtattttattaaatattgggTGGGTAGACGGAATGGCGCCACCTGTCATTTGAttgattaggtaggtaggtgtaTGAATTTAGCGGATTTCACTATCATCATCAGCCTGTGGTTAGTGTGGTTGACCTGGGGAATACCCCAGCAGAGGGCTTATAGTTTTTCATGAGTTTTTATGCTTTCAAAGAAATCAAACGCCTGTGGATTTTACCCAGCAATTTCCGAATTTCAGTTAACGGTTACAATTACGAATTCTCAGTTCACAGTGTCTAATACGGTCGTACATACGTACTTAGGGCTAGCGTAGAATAGGAATGTTGTAAACTGGCACATAAaaatatggaacaataaaacattaaaataatcattttattgtaaaacTGCTATAGCTAGCTTCGTTCCCGTGTTAGTGTTACGTTACCTATACGATTAATGTTCTGTGAGTAGGTTAGGTAGGAGCATAGCCGATAAGCCGATATGCTCTTGGGCGGCTTCCAATGTAAGATTTCTCAGGATAATTGCAAATGATCTGCATCATAGACAGTAAGTACTCATGTTTTGAAATACTGTTCCAGAAAAAGGATTGTCCCGAGTGGGAGCAATGGGCAGAGAAGGCGAGCATGGTAGCGGCACCTCTGCTCGCCGAGCGCTGCGCGAGCAGCGAACTGTGCGCGTTGCTGGCGCGGCTGTGCCGCCTGCGGCCGCGCGCGGCGCCGCTGCCCGCGCTCGCGCCGCCCGTCCGTCGCGTGCTCACGCGCAACGTCGACTTCGCGAGAGCGCCCAACGCCCGCCGACTCGTCAGAGATTATATTAGGTACCGTACCGGCCGGCCTAGCGTTTCAAAACATGTTTTATGACCCATGACGTGCGTGTGCTATTGTTATTCACGAAAACGTACGTTATGGCATCAACAATGTTGCTGCAGCTGGTGAATAAAAAACTGAGTTAAACTTGTAAACTAGGTGCTACATATGTTTATGGAATTGGATTTTTGGTACCTATATGTGTTGGTAGATGTTATTCTGGGGCACCATGAAACTATGTAAAAGCAGTGGTAAGTATCTCACTCAATTGTACTGGCGCGAGTGGCGCGCTCAGCTCACGATTGCTCCAAACAGTCGTTGTAAGGTAAGGCATAGTCTGATTGACTAGGGAAGAATAGAACGCGCAACAAAATGATTCACTGTCAGACGCTGTTTGTTAGACTAAGAATTATCTACGTACTTGATGGTAGCCCATTCGGTGTAGCTACGTCACTTTCAGTCACTCGAGTCTAGTTATCACACTCCACTTTACTAAGTTTATTAGTTTAGGGACCATTCTTGACGTCACTGACGTAGACGATGCTCCATTCCTAATTCGAACAAATAAAAGAGCGACATAGCTCTCTCTGTTGACGAATTAAAGGGCTCAAGGCCCTTATGCCTCTAATGGCTTAACCCATTTGCTACACGTGAAATGTGCTGTGCTGATTGCTGACCTGGGTGCAGCATTAGCCTCATAGCCTCATTTGTGTACAGTAAAGGTTAAATTATTAATAGGCGTCCAATAAACATTGTGGCTTTGCAGCAGGTTAGTTAGGTTCAGTTGCCGTGACGTCAATTATTGTTTTGCATACATACAACATCATTTTACAGTGATTTAAGACGTTATTTACTTAGAGAATGGGACATTACGATTCCGGTATTATGAAACATGTaatattatatatgtacttatgatGGTTGTGCTTCGTCGTCTAAATTGTCAGGAACTCAGGACAGCTCTGCTAGAGTAGATAGATACTTATCTAATTAGGAAAATCGTTGATGATAGTGCGAGTTTGGAATAGGTACTGATGATATTGTCTGGTGTgattgaaaacaaaaaaaagacaACACCtttggtcgtgttttaatttatcgccgtAAATGTACTATTCAGTTACCTTTTTGTTTTAGTGCTGTAAGCTCCCACAACTCGGGCGCGTCGCTGGTGCGGCGGTTCGTGGAGGTGACGCACGGCGGGCGCGCCGCGTGCCCGCACCCGCGCGCGGCGCCCAACCTCGCGGCCGTCGCGCTGGCCGCGCTCGACGACCGCTTCCGCGACCAGCCCGAGCCGCATCGCTGCGACGACTCGGAGGACGACGTCTTGTGCTTTGCTGATATCTTGGAACACATGTAAGATTTTACTCTTGTAGTGTTTGTTCAGCTTAGAGTACAGTTTATCATATTAAGGTCTCGTAATCGGGGgaaactgaaaaccagcgctgtgACTGCTACTCTGTAACATAGCAAATGCCGAGTCCAACTATTGTTTTTACGGTTCCATACCAAAAAGGTAAAAATGACCCCCCTATGGTgtgactagggaatgcaatctcgatctcgcaatttcaagatctcgcacgaattttcgagattcaatctcgttgacaggaaatctcgattttagcAATCGCGGTCGAGAtcttgattaatattttcgagatctcgaacgagattgaaagaTTGATCCGTGTGAATTACTTTGTTGTTCAGGCAGTGCTATTGTATGCGGCCGGCTTTAGCTGACGATGAAAGCACTCTGGCGCGCTCTGTGCGGAAAAATCGGACGAACTTAACGTACCCAGtcacaattatttatgatttttgctCGCTTTCCCTAcatctttttgtaagttgctgagTGCTTGTTAAAAATATCAACTGAGCATGTTACTGCCTTTGCTTACAATtttgtaaatttaaaaataattaataccactttttcataattacatgcaaattagacatattatttgtttttttgtaataaaagtagttttttattaaatgttgattaatttgttgatcttcaaaataaaacatgacgtaGGTACTCTACTAAGTAGTATATACGGAATTTTTAGAGATTTTTgctcaaaataacacatttttattactttgtcaaatctcgatctcgtcgagatttgacaaagtcgagatctcgaaacaccctatctcgattcagatttttcgtgcgagatctcgaatcgtCAATCTTGatgcgagattgcattccctaggtGTGACTAtggtctgtccgtctgtcatatTGCTAAATATGTATCTTGAGAATTACTTATGTACTTACTAATTTGTATGTgtgtaataaataatgaatatttgtCATGGTCGATTTACATTTGGTCGCGTACAGGTCAGAATACGAAGACTGGCTAGTAGTGGTGGGCGGCGTGCTGCAGCCGGTGCCGCTGAGCGGCGGCGCGCTGCGCTGCCCTCGCGTGGCGGCGCGGCTGGCGGGCGTGCTGCGCGCGCTGGCGCGGGACGGGCGCTGCGCGGCGCACGGCAGCgtggcggcggcgccggcgcgcgcCATGCGCCCGCACCCGCCCCAGTGGCTGCGCGCCGCCTCGCCCGCAGACCCCGTGCTGGCGCTGCCGCACGACCACCTGTGTCAGCTGTGGGGAGACATGGTTACTTTTCATTTTTACTTTTGCTTCGAGTACCTTTCCTGTAAATAAACTTTTAGAAAATCTtatacaatagtacattgtgcaacatggggcgtaagttaaatattgcaaacgagagtaagttaaatcgcgacggcttgccggagcgatttatacactcgagtttgcaatattattacgccccgagttagacacaatgtttttcaacacacttgcgatataaaaattaagtttatagacaaaaaactgttaattatggcactagaaacttcataactccctagggaaaacgctttttctataactgccgctaaacctgcgtgcaattccacatttactgagcgagtgtgatgaaaataaatTTTACGTCTTTGAACTTATTTAATACGGCATATTATGAGATTTATGAGAGAATTTcctttttacagtttttttagAAGTTGATACTACCACCGAAATCACAACAATTCTCTCAACCTTCTCAATGCCTACTGAGTATTATATCGTTATAGTTCATTACTTAGGTATGTGTATATAGGTACTAGTTACTTGTCTTCTGAACTTTTTGTAATGTTATTCCAGGTTGGTAGTTTATTGAAATGCTGCGGAAAGAGAAAAAGTTTTCTGCAAAGCATGAGCAAGCAACTACCAGACTTCGTTCTAGTCGCTTTAACTGAACACGTGAGTAAATTTTAAACGTTAACTACCTTGCCATTATACTATGCCAAAGTCATCATCGCCAATTAACTTTCTAATCTGCAGTGGTTTTAGTAATTTTTTCCatgtaaaatgtatttatatatttggttGAAAAATATACCTTATAACTTACCTACAGTCAACTTAAGAAAGGTCTATAGTTGACCTAATACACAATggattaacaaataaataatgctACAGCCTGCAGCCCTAGAAGCTCTCTGCCTCATGCTGGAGTGGGAGGTGGCGAGCGGCGAGCAGACGCAGCTGGAGATCATCGCGGCGCTGCAGGGCACCGACCTCGGCCAGAAGTATTACAAGGATCTTTGCGAGCGGCAGAATAATCTGCAGAGATTGGTTAGTTTACtgcctaggggctgtccataaattacgtcatcgatttttgacgatttttgacccccccccccccccccccccctccttaaaatcatgcttcgaatgaccccgtttcctcctacgtcatgctaccatcatccgatgtccagaccccccccccccctaatttgaaatgacgtaatttatgaatagccccctagaTAAATAAACATAACTATTTTACTTTACGCAACAGGATATCTCGTATTTCCAGAAATCGAGGTTTCTGATAATATCAGTTCTTACGTACCTATAGACTACCTATAGATATATATTTGTCtatgttacttttctaaaatttggtttgttggtgaaaagtagccaagtcaaatcctttataaattcaggattttctacacgcacagaacttggcacccgtAAAGATCTTaattcttttgtcggcgagtcaacaacgacacatacctattcttaatattgaacttggctcgcATTTCacatatttatgtttttgttgggatatcaatATAAGTAAATCTACGTCCACCGAAATCATAAAGTACCGAATAAAATCTCAGCCGTGCTTGGAAGTTGAAAACTAAGGCTGGGTTTGTTAGGAACCAATATAAATAGAATCGCTACCTACACGCTGAGCAATGATAGGTTATATGAAGTGATTTTATTGCTTCATAACAAACGTATCCCTCGCTATACGTATCCTCGCACAGCTCTGGTGGAAACGGAAATGCAGCCTAACTTTCCCGCTAACAAGAAAATATCCTAAACATTTTTTCGTTAACGAATAGAACGTTTAACTTAGACTATCGTTATAATCTATTAATTTTTATTCCAGCAAGCAGAGGGTGGACCGCGACGGTTAGCTTTGCCGGTGCGCGCGACCGACGAGGACGTGGCAGCGCTGCTTGAAGCTGGCGCGCTCGGCAACCTCGAGTGCCTCTCACTCGCCTTCACCAGCGTCACTAGCGCCTGCGCACACCACCTCATCAAGGTAAGCAGCGAGCACCTAGGTGTGACTGATCAGGACATGGCAGCGGGATTCATTTTGGGCTCGTTTCGTGACGTTTCGTGTGGCGGGCGCCTGCCCCTtaacaacattaaaaaaaattagggcATCTATAActtaaaattcaaaaatgtaggtattctGCTCTCCGGTCCATCTAAGCCTACCTATGTAGGTAAAACTAGTACAGGTAACCGTTAACCATTACACAGCGATTTTTCCGCATACCGTTCCATTTAGTAGTCGAATCACTTCAAACATACCTACTTGGAAATAAACAATGAAAGTGCAATTTACTGGCTattaccatagagaaatatttttcTCTATGCTATTCTATTACCTAGATATATCGTAGGTAATCATTATTGCCattaataggtattaattaacgCTGTAAATATTCCTTCCTTCTTTGGATTGTATTATAATTTACCATTTTTTGCTATAATTAAATGTACCTAAATGAGAATGTATTACCTAAGTgtcaatcaataaataaataaataaatatattgacgAAACATAAAACAAATCTCAGACCTTGTaacattatataaatattttacagcTGCCGTCGTTACGATACCTGAACTTATGGGCAACTCAATTCGGAGATTCTGGAGTTCAGCTTATCGCGGAGCACCTGCCACGACTGCAGGTCCTCAACTTATGTGAGACACCTGTCTCTGACAAGGGCATTGAAGCACTCTCAGGTAATTTTTGCCTGTAATTTTCTTTCTGTATTGCCTTAACAATTGCCGTTGCTGCGCTAGCTGGACTTGTTTACCTATGGGCAACACAATTCCTAGACTTCACGAAGTTGATTGCCGTCCGCCGAGCACCTGCTAATATGATTGTAGGATTATACCCAACTTGTAGTTTTGGGATTTTACTGAGTCAAGTCGTAGGTACCTAATGCCCCGCAACACAACCTAAGATACTTAATTAACATGCATAGGTAATTCATATCATATATTATAAACTATTGTTCGTTCCAGCGATTGACGCTAGTAGCGTCTATGTGCCATTAGTACCAGCACCTAGAATAACAGAAACTATTTGTGTTCCAGCTCTGACCAGCCTCCGTCGCCTGAACCTGAACAGCACGCGACTGTCGGCCGAGGCGTTCGCGGCGCTGCGCGAGCGGCTGCCGGGCCTGCAGGAATACGACATCCGCTACACGGAGGCGTGGTGACAGCGGACCTCGCCTCGCCCCTCCACAAGCTCCAACAACACCATCATATAAGCTTCACTCGATCTCAGATGTACTTTACAAACGAATTAATCTGACTACCAATCACTGCCGAAACAGGCTGTAATACAACCAGCATCAAATAACAGAGGTGTGTTACTATCCTACCTAATTATATTACTTAGACCACTTAGGCTTTCAATaatctatttgatgctgactgtacctacaattGTCTAACTAAAGCAAATGCTAAATCGATTGCAACTAAAAGTTTTGTTTACAAATAAGTATAGGTAATTTAGGAGTTTGGTTTGTTGATTTAGAGATTAATGCGTTTGTAACCTGCAATAAATAATCACATTTTTCCGGTTATATGGTAAGTAAGTATCTATATTTAGGTCGAATACTAAATATGTTTGtcctttaaccttttgaacgccacagacggcaattgacgtcagcgcaagatcgtgacaacgacgccaaagacggcatttgacgtcgatcgttttttgatgaaaatctacttaaaaacaccccacttttaggttggcattatttattcgcaaaactaaattttacccccgtggcgtcagtggcacggcaaatggatgcgccgtttggcgttcaaaacgTTAAAAACTTAATGCCAATAGGTATCTAGTTTTATAGTTGGACAATAGCATTAAACGTTTGTCAATGCCGTTCATGACTTGTTGCTAATCTAAGCGTGCTTAACGCAGGTCGCAGAGCATTATTAGAAGAAAGTTCACATTTAATATTAATGATTTAAGGTTTGTCAGCGTTAATATTGTGGTTTAATTGTGATTCCCAGTATTTGTCTATTGTTtcccattttatatatttaatataggcACAAAAATTacgaatttaataattattctaTGTCAGTAATTCATTACTCGGTTTTGTAGAAAATTCATTGGTCTTTAGGACTtcaatgtaaataaatttagtttaggtataaaTGCGATGTCAGTGAGACTGTTTACACCAATTAGGTTTAGCGTTTAGAAAATGTTAAGATGTTAATGTCTTATtctataggtatgtattattctgtaaggtgtattcgggtattaccgaatgtcggataattccgaaaatcagatgaaaatcacccttaattccatcataataaaagtctcttttcggaattatccgccagttttcgacattcggaattacccgagtaaaccttatctGTTTATTTCCACCCAAATACCTAAATGGAgaattttcatattatttaaaataacttacgtcattataaataaataattctcaGTGTTACCTAAAATTCACATATTTAAAGTTCTCTTTATGAAAATAGCGTGAATTTAACATATAAATTGCTATTGATATCCAACAAATCCAGTATTTAGTGTAATGTAAATGTAGACTATTGAATTCCAATTATAGATATTTAATGATGTGCGGACGGTAAATTTCGAAAATTGCAAAAATTTccacatttttaattttgtcgaaACCATACtacttttacatattttttgttaagtTTCTAGAACATTCCCAACTTATTGGATACCTTCCGTAAATTACACATATCTGTATTTCAATGCTGCAattcaatttgattattttagCCCCATGACTGCCCCAATCAGTATTGTATGTCGTAATACTTATAAGTGACCTGCGTGTATCTACTTATTCCATAACGACTACTTTGCGCACTAAATcctgtaaataaatatgtaaaagcgAGTACATTTGCATATTCCACTGTTGTTCGAGAGCTAGGTAAGATGTACATACTTAATTCTTAGTGCCACCCATTTTGGCTGGCAGTAAACCTTTATCGTAAAACCCTGTTCGACTATCCATCAGTCGGTACTGAACTGAACGGTACCATAGGTATAGTCTGTAGATTTGAAACAagccccgacggctaatcctttgtctattcttaagtaaaaccgcgcgtgctacttacctgcaaaaaagggtctaaATTATTCCATTTGCCACCGGAatcatctcgatgacacattttagactggttctgtagcgttctactcgccggcactcagtaaccgtagtACTGAGTGCCAGCGAGTCAAAGCGACCACACACAGcctagaaaaatattttttccattagttcattttgaatcttattgcaatttccattgCTGTTAAAAATATACAGACTATACTGAAATACAATTCGCAACCTAATCCCTGTAAATAtctaataaatctaataattaaatataattcatGTTAAGTAACTGTTAAATCAAAAATAATCGAGAGAATACCAATTTTAACTGAATAGACCATCTTATTAAAATGGTGACATACAGTTCGCCACGGTTACTATTGTTGAACTACTCGCGTCCGTGTACGATGCTTGCCGCTGTCTGTAAATCTACAAATCAATTGTAGGTAGACAACTTAGAGTGGGCACTATGAAATTtgtttatgtacttacataagcACTGTAAGCATACCTAAGAGAATATTAAATATGCTACCTaagtctaaaaaaatatatctatacGAATTCATATGATCGACGGCGAATAGTTTTCAAAGAGATAGAAAGGTAGTCACACAATCACCCTTTCGTTTTCCATTTACACTAGTAATTTTGTCTACCTATGTCGAAAGCAGTATTGCAATAGCGTCCGTCTGCTGGGGTCAGTCACAATAAAATGTATATGCGTGTTTATTGTAGGATTGCTGTTGAGTCGGTTACCTAGATAGATACATgtagttatttattaaaataaaagttacgCTTAAACTACCTATTACTATAGGATTATTTTAAGACATGTTGGCTGTGAGTATTAATCCGACAAGCATTTTTGAATGTTAGTGTGCTCTTGTGAGGTGTTTCTTAATTGAAGTACAATCTCTTaattgtaagtatgtatatatatatattatatttcacacaaattatttatatgattcTTATGCGTAAGTCTATCcagttttattatattttagttcaAAAAAAGTATAGTCCTGAGGCGCTTTTTACACTTGGGCAACTGTTATATTCTAGTCGACAACCCCATGCTAAAACTAAATTTTTGTCGACGTCGAATTAGGTACTCGTAATCGCTCCAGTGAAAATACGTCTTTAAATATTGGTACCTACTACAATTGCGTTACTAGTTGCGCCTCCTGAAACCAGAGGGGCCAGAGGACGCTTATATCTAAGCGTATTGTATTTGTCATTATGAAACATTTCAACATAtctgaaataataattaaaatacataatatctaAGGTAATAAAACATCTTAACATGGCAATAGGTAATAGCCGAGCCAGATTAGATAAGCATCCGAGCAAGCTATAGGCACACTAGTTGCGGTCGAAGTCAACAATAGGTAAATATGTACAAAACAGTCAACAGTCTTATTCTTATTTCAATGACTgaatttatacttaatttttgtaggTAATTATAGCATAAGTATCTAGAATGTATTATaatcttatttattttgtatgggttCTACTATCCTGTCAAATAATTTAGAATGTTTGTTGTTTTAAAGACTCTGTTGAGGCAGAAGGGCACATGTTTACAGATGGATtttcttttgtaaataatataaacgTCACTTATTCATTAATATGTAGGTTTGTTATCCAACCATGCAACTTGAAGTGAATGTAAAAGATGTGTCTGTTCAATTCAGTGATGTTtttaatgtatgtacctacctacactacaCCTACCAATAAACAAAACATAAACGGCAAAAGTATTACGTACATTGAAATTAGTGTCACGAAGAGGTATAAGACTTATTTGTCCAGTGTGAGAAGTGTgcgattttataataaaacttattttaaaacttataaTTATGATCGTTTTATTCCTAACTGGGGACATCGCATCATGCATCATAGATGCATCAGGGACTCTACCTTATTCTACATTACCAAAAAAAGGGTTGGTAAAGTAGAACTGCAGTGAAGACCAACCAAATGAGGGCAATATGTACTTGTAAAATCAGTTCAAAGacaataaagataaacaaaacaGCTCAGTTAATAGGTACTAAGGaatatatttcaataattttaataccattacatgtatgaattttatgatacattttataactatttttttacacacttcTTAAATTGTGAATTTTGTTTTCGATTTATTTCcttaattttgtaaaatatcaTAGACtatttatgt
This genomic interval from Cydia splendana chromosome 4, ilCydSple1.2, whole genome shotgun sequence contains the following:
- the LOC134789921 gene encoding C-Maf-inducing protein-like; protein product: MFTQSRARTSAPPRTCLSLQDIIKTSYSTVRVFDGEINLLPLKMPSFSQEINVDLNSNEKDTLKNELSEEKTNGDSRFVPTDRGSDSVPEGLNTDQRLAFALRDFLSGSSNAVISDSEGEPSPMALEHGLPFIDEPIESEDVTQSDEERPACRETEEVLNNAACRLRRWRAASRKLRRPRIIDNLCGSEDRKGSKSCNGGHTDLADRLRSLAVAGSMSASAGELLSLAPPPPAATAPPSPGCLLSPSLADQSSAEYFGSSPECCVDSGGLESSAPGPPPGPRYKLASEGSLRVCSFQHTRTVVDKILAAKFLRRWETHVLCLQEEHIVSKTPSGMLERPLPYSSMQEVYCISRWDTARKYCLRIVMPHGSLLFQASDAYTRDQWYHSIVWRRNMIRYRNILTKSDRKEVVMKELKNMVDFAMTTPLQDESVTRAPLQTLTDLLSEKKDCPEWEQWAEKASMVAAPLLAERCASSELCALLARLCRLRPRAAPLPALAPPVRRVLTRNVDFARAPNARRLVRDYISAVSSHNSGASLVRRFVEVTHGGRAACPHPRAAPNLAAVALAALDDRFRDQPEPHRCDDSEDDVLCFADILEHMSEYEDWLVVVGGVLQPVPLSGGALRCPRVAARLAGVLRALARDGRCAAHGSVAAAPARAMRPHPPQWLRAASPADPVLALPHDHLCQLWGDMVGSLLKCCGKRKSFLQSMSKQLPDFVLVALTEHPAALEALCLMLEWEVASGEQTQLEIIAALQGTDLGQKYYKDLCERQNNLQRLQAEGGPRRLALPVRATDEDVAALLEAGALGNLECLSLAFTSVTSACAHHLIKLPSLRYLNLWATQFGDSGVQLIAEHLPRLQVLNLCETPVSDKGIEALSALTSLRRLNLNSTRLSAEAFAALRERLPGLQEYDIRYTEAW